TCTACCCCTCGGCAGGAGCAGTCTCACGAAGCCGAGCACTTACATCTTGTGGTCTCGTCCCTTGTTGAAAACCACTGTTTAGAAGCGCAGCGGACCAGTCGCCCTTGCATGTCGCCAGGACGTCGAAGGACTGTCGCAGGAGCTCCTTGGGAGGCGGTGTGTGGCCATCACCTGTTGCTGGACCCCAGCGGTCCATAAGCATGTAGACGTTCTCAGATTCCCCAACCGCCTCGAGGAACGGCAGCTGGTGGTTTTGTATGTGGAACCAGTCACGAGCGTTCTGTACATAGGCGACAGTGTGATGGAAGCCCGCTTGATATGACCTTACGAGATCGTGGGCTACGGTCCCGGGCAACTCTGTAAGTTCCCGATCCGTCATACCCCAACCGTGCGTCATGAATCGGTCGGAAGCCGATTTGTAATAGCGACCGAGGGAAGTTTGGGGATTCACAGCCAAAGCAAGCGAGGACGGGAAGAACCTCGACACCGCAAGCGTTGCAAACCCACCACCGGAACTGCCGAAGAAGAGGATGTTGTATCCGCCGGTCTCGCGCACGATTCGACGAATGATATCTGCGAGTGCCTCCTGGAGGTCAGGATGAGCAGCCGATCCCGCATACCAGGACAGGCGCAGCTCCTCAGCTTTCCTCAGACTCGGATCGGAGATGAAGATCCGGTTCACTGGTAGCCCTGAGGAAATGCCCTTCCCTACGAACCACGGCAACCGCACGTCCTTCTCCGCCGCACCATGGAAGAACACGAACGTCGTATCTGCACCTGCCGGGAGATTGAGAAGCTCAATAGGCAGGCTTCCATGCTTGATCTCCAGCTGACCATCAGGAATCCGGTCAGCAGAGAGGAAAGCCCCTAGGTTGGAGAATGAAGTTGTTGCCTGAGGGTCTTCCAAGGGCTGCTCTTGTCTGGGTAACGTCACCAGGTGCTCGATTCGCAGAATCGCCGAAGGGTTTCGGAGAGCAGTTCTTTTGGCGGAGGTGTGTGTCCTTCCCTCCAGGCATCCATGAGAACTTCCACGTCATTTACCCCTGACGCCGCGGCAAGAAAAGGCTCCATGTGCCGTTTTACGTGGTACTGATCATTGCTGTTCTGCATGTAATAGACCTTGTTGGCCAGTGGCTTTGCATAAAGCGGGCACAGATTCGTCACGGGCCGGTTCCGGATCGACGACAGTGGATCGTATTCATCCTCGGGGATGCCATAGGCAATTTGGGCGAAGGAACGGACGGCCCTGGAATGGTACTTGGTGATGTCCGTCTGCGGGTTGTAGACCACTGCTGCAGAGCCAGGCGTCTGGGACGAGTAATAGAGGCTGGCAAAACCTCCACCGGAACCGCCAAAGTAGATAACTCTCTTAGCGCCGTGCGAGCTCACCACGTGTGAGATGACCCTCAAAAGCAGGGACTGAAGATCTTGCTTATGATTGCCGGCGTACCACGCAAGTGCCAATTCCGAAGAGAGGTACAGGCTGGGATCGGAAACGAAAACACGGTTGGCGTTGAGGCCATTGGAGATGCCCTGTCCCGTCAACACGGGCACACGATAGTGCGGTTCGATGGCTCCATGGAAGAACACCACGGTTGTATCCGCACCAATGTCACTGTTGAGCAAGTCAATTGGAACACCTGACTCATTAATTGAGATGATGCCCTTGGGCGCAATCCCGCGCTCCACGAATTCGTCGATAGTGCGGAATCGGGTCACTACATTGGATGCAGTATCGATGTATTGTTCGCGCAAATTTCTTCCATTCTCCAAATAGTGTTCCCAAACAAATCAGCTCGCGACATTCAACCCGAGCTCCGTTGCAAGCTAGCTAGCCGCGGCTTCCATGGCAAGCTGAACAGCAGACAGATAGGCCGCATCGACTGCCGACTGGGCCGCGCCACCCCGGATTGCTTGCCGTCCTCGTGACATCTTTTCTTGCCAGGACTCGGGGTCGTGGATCAATTGAGTGATGCGTTTTGCAATGTCCATGTTGTCTGTTGGAACCGCAGATTTTTGTCCGCCAAAGTTGCCCCAAAAGCCCCGTTGCAGGGTTTGGCCTTCCTGCAGGCCAACCACTCCTTGAGAACCGGCAGCGACTACAGGCGTACCTAAGGCTAGAGCCTGTGCGGCCCCGCGGCCAGAAGCGAATGCCAGCACGGCACCGCTTAGGATCCTGCTGGTTTCGTGGGAATTAACCCAACCCATCCAGTCGATTGAAATGTTGGACATGACCGATAACCTGTGGCTGAGGTGTTCCCGGAAGTCCCCCACGGCACCGCCGGAACCCGCAATCCTTAATCGCCATTGCAGCTCAGGAAATTGTTCTGCGAGCATCTTCGCGGTGGGCACCACACTCTCGACCAGGGACTGTTTGTCTCTGTCCATGCGGGCAAGCACGACAATGTCGACACGGCCCCCTCTAACCCGATCAAGAACTGGCCTGATTGGCCTGTCGAAGAGTTCGTCCTCCACCCCGTTGCGAATCAGTACGATCTTGTGCGCTGGCACGCCACCATTTGCCGCAAGGTTTTCGGCGACAGCCGGGGATACAGCAGCGATCACTGCAGCACGTTCATGCCACGTGGACACAGCATCCAGATATGAGCCGTGGAATGTGGCCATAACCGGAGTCTTCCAGGCAGCGGCCAGTTGGAGGCCGATCTCGCGGGAGCGGAACGGGTGCGCATGGATCAGATCGTAACGACGGCTCCTCAGCAGCGGTTCCAACTCCTCGGATGTGGCTGAAGGAAGGAGATCAATAACGCCGGCCCCCAGGGCAAGAAGATGGTCCTTAAGCCGGGATGGCGGGCAGGCCACATCGACGGAGTGGCCTGCCCGGATCAAAGCGCGGACTGCGTAAGCGACATTTTCATGCAACCCGCCCCAGGCTGCCTGGTAGGTCACCAGCGTCAGTACCTTAGCCAACTGGCACCTGCCGGAACGACATAGGCCAAGGACGCGGCAATTCCACGATGTCCGTAAACTTCACAGCCTCAGAGCGCAGAGGATATTCGCCTCGCCAGTCGGAGGTTTCAACTACGCCTTCCAGAACAGCGGCTATGCATTCCTCGAACCCATTCCTGTACTCCCCCGGAGCAAGCTTCCGGAGGTTCCAAAGGTCCGGATAACCTCGCTGTCCAAAAGGAGCAAGCGTGTTCATCATGGAATCGTCACGTGACGTTTCCTGGGAAGACTCGCTGGTCAGTTTATGGCACAGCTCATGCAGCTCCATTTGCTCGAAATCGGGGATTCCGAGCCTCGATTCCCACGAAAGGTTCGAGTCCCAGCCCACCTTCGAATTGCCCTCAGCCACGGCGCGGATGTTGGCATAAGCCGAGCTGTCCTGGAACAGAGTCTTGACATGCTCATTCAGCATTCCGTCACGATCCAGGGACGCCGCAATAAATGCAAGAACGCCGGTGGGGCGTGTAGACCATTTCTCGGACGATGACATAGCAGCTTCGTAATCAACGGTCCATGCTGGTGCCAGCCGGTTGAGGGCCCGCACAGCTCCAAAGCCGGAGAGCGACCTGCCTACGTTGGCAAACTGCACGGGATAACTGACTGCGGTGGCAAGGAAATCCGACAGCGCCTGGAAGTTCTCCGTGCGTTGTCCGCTGTTTCCGATTGAACTTGCATCAACTGTGTGCTGCCAGAACCGATTGCCTCCTAGGAACGTGGCAAACCGCGTGAACCCACCGGCGATTAAGCCGGGGACTGCGGCGAGAACATAGGCGCTGAAAGCCCGGGGTGCAGCGCCAAGTGCGATTCGCCGGAGTGTCACACCGAAGTCAGAGCTGATGCTCAGGCTTGATGAAAGTCGGGACTGTCCGGGTGCGACGGTCTCTGCATTGGCAGCGAAGAGTACTTCCAGGGAGCGGAATGAAAGTTCCTTGACGTCGGTGAATTGCGTCAAAACTTCACGAACCACACCATGAGGCACGCCATCGGGGACCACACAAAGGGTCCGCTTTTGGCGATAGGCATATTCTGGCGTCCCGTCTGTCGCTTCCGGTGCACGGCTGACGAGCCCCTCAAATCGGACGCGTTGAAGTGACGTCCCCTTATTCTTCATCAGCCGTTGGATAAACAGCCAGATATCCTCGGAGACCGGAAAATCCGCCGAGATTGTAATCTTCTGCGCACGGGACTGGAGGAACACCGGAAGCTGCCAAGCCAGGAATACCAACGTAAACATGTCGTTGGAAACGTGCGACACATCAATACCCTGGTAGTCGATGTACCACCTGTTGCGGGATTGCAGTTCGAGGTTGCGTGATGCGGTAAAGGAGAAAGTTACCTTCGATCCCTTGGCCTTGGGCTTCTGGATCTTAATGTGAAGTGGATCCGTGGCCATGGACATCAGCTGGCCCTCTGCCAGAGCTCAAGGCCAGCCCTGTCAATCGTGCTCTCTTCGGATACCTGAGAGCGGCTGAATCCAGCGTTGGCAAGGACGTCCACAGTTGACCCTCCGTCGCCAACGGGAGCGGAAGTGAGGTAGACGCTCTCAACCAGGCGCAGATCGTTCAGCACTGCTGCGAGTCGCGTAAGCTCACTGTCATCCAAATGACGGTTGACCAGCAACCCAGCTGGTTCGGTGATCAACGCCCCCAGCTCATAGCCGAGCTCCTTGGCTGCCAGCGAGCCGGTGGAGATGGTTTTGAGATTGGCGCCCAACGCCTCGGCAGCGATATCGGCCAAACGATCATCCATTTCCACGGCGACAGTTAGCATGCCAAGGCGGGCACGTTCTTCAGCCAAATGGAACGTCAGGCTGTCAATGCCCCAGTCGACCAGAACAGATTCTGTTCCCGCCAAAAAAGCCCCGGCCTTCATGTTTTCAGGCGATGCCAGGAAGCCTCTGGGTGCAATCGAGTCTGAGCGTGAATAGAGGTCACGCATCCAGATGTGGTTCTGCACGGACGGCCAAAGGGATTCGACCAAGGCGTCCAGGGACAGAATTTGTGAAGACGACGGCTCCGCTGCTGCCTCCGAAGCCTTGTTTCCTGCAGCCGCGGAAAGCTGTGATTCAACTCTGTCGTCGACTAGATGCCGCAGTCGCAATTCAAAGGCCTGTTGACGATCTACGTGATCTTGGTAAAGATCGATGATTTCAGCAAACCGGAATCGCTGTTGATCGGAGAGAGCCTGGCCCTGCGATGCGAGCTTCGCCAATTCCTGGCGCACCGCTTTAAGTTGCTTTCCGTCTGTGACCTTAGCTAGATCTTGCAAGACGATTTTGAGTTGGCGATCAATCGAATCCGCTTGGCTGACGGTCTTGGATTCGAGTTGCCGAGTAACGGCTATCAGCGCTGCATGCCGCTTTTGGCCGTTGTTTTTCAGTGTCTGAGTCGTATCCACTGAAAACTGCAACTGGGTTCCAAGCAGGAGTACAGCACTTGCCACAGCTGCGAAGGGCAGGGCCAACCATCGTTCATCCGAGCTGAGGACCCAAATTAGTATTCCGACCAAAGCCAAGGCCAGCAAAGTCGTATGCAGCTGCGTCATGCGTCGGCGAAGAAGCCTTTTAAACGTTCCGAGATTCATTGTGCGCTCCCCTAAACCGAAACGTGGGCAATGGGATCGCCGAAGACCTCGGCGTCGCCCGTAGCAAATAGTTCGTCATCGGCAACCTGCCAAGTGTGGCTGCTGACGTCTGCTGAGCGACGCACAAAATAGTTGAAGCGGTCTGCAGCATAGATCCGGCCGCCAGCACTCTTGACGCTCTTGAGGAAGGTTGAGTCCTCAGAGCGGCCGAGTGCTTCAAAGCGGTGCTCACGAAATACCTCGGCCGGCGCTGTGAGGGTAGCACCGCGAACAAAGTCCGTGTACCTGTGCTCATGGGCTCCATAAGACAGGATCGTGGCGTCCTTGCTCTCGAAGTAGAAG
This genomic stretch from Micrococcaceae bacterium Sec5.1 harbors:
- a CDS encoding glycosyltransferase family 4 protein, which gives rise to MAKVLTLVTYQAAWGGLHENVAYAVRALIRAGHSVDVACPPSRLKDHLLALGAGVIDLLPSATSEELEPLLRSRRYDLIHAHPFRSREIGLQLAAAWKTPVMATFHGSYLDAVSTWHERAAVIAAVSPAVAENLAANGGVPAHKIVLIRNGVEDELFDRPIRPVLDRVRGGRVDIVVLARMDRDKQSLVESVVPTAKMLAEQFPELQWRLRIAGSGGAVGDFREHLSHRLSVMSNISIDWMGWVNSHETSRILSGAVLAFASGRGAAQALALGTPVVAAGSQGVVGLQEGQTLQRGFWGNFGGQKSAVPTDNMDIAKRITQLIHDPESWQEKMSRGRQAIRGGAAQSAVDAAYLSAVQLAMEAAAS